In the Populus trichocarpa isolate Nisqually-1 chromosome 1, P.trichocarpa_v4.1, whole genome shotgun sequence genome, one interval contains:
- the LOC7480052 gene encoding 1-acyl-sn-glycerol-3-phosphate acyltransferase 3 isoform X3: MAWPAVLVIVPVGIIFILSGLIVNLIQAVLFILVRPVSKSLHRRINKIVAELLWLELIVLVDWWANLKIEVYADDETFELLGKEHALVISNHNSDLDWLVGWILAQRSGCLGSALAVMKKEAKVLPIIGWSMWFSDYVFLERSWGKDERILQSGFERLADFPMPFWLALFVEGTRFTQAKLLAAQEFAASRGIPVPRNVLIPRTKIKVLLERHSMQELPETADGIAQWCKDAFVTKDAVLEKYFSKDIFRDKKLQDIGRPKKSLFVMIFWSSLLAYATVRLFQWLSLFLASWEVITFSIAFLFLVTIIMQILIQSSESERSTPATNFTLSEGTRQRLLPR, translated from the exons ATGGCGTGGCCAGCTGTACTCGTTATTGTCCCTGTTGGAATCATTTTCATACTCTCTGGTCTCATTGTTAATCTCATCCAG GCAGTTCTTTTCATCCTTGTTCGTCCCGTGTCCAAGAGTCTGCACAGAAGGATCAACAAAATAGTTGCAGAATTGCTTTGGTTGGAGCTCATAGTGCTCGTTGATTGGTGGGCAAATCTGAAG ATTGAAGTGTATGCAGATGATGAAACTTTTGAATTGCTAG GTAAAGAACATGCGCTTGTCATTAGCAATCACAACAGTGACCTTGATTGGCTTGTCGGATGGATCTTAGCTCAG CGCTCAGGTTGCCTTGGCAGTGCACTGGCTGTAATGAAGAAAGAAGCTAAAGTCCTGCCT ATTATTGGCTGGTCAATGTGGTTTTCTGATTATGTGTTTCTGGAAAGAAGCTGGGGTAAGGATGAAAGAATATTGCAG TCAGGTTTTGAACGGCTAGCAGATTTTCCGATGCCTTTTTGGCTGGCTCTTTTTGTGGAGGGAACTCGCTTCACACAGGCTAAACTTCTAGCGGCACAGGAATTTGCTGCTTCCAGAGGAATTCCTGTTCCTAGAAATGTTTTGATTCCACGTACCAAG ATAAAGGTGCTTTTGGAGCGACATTCAATGCAGGAACTTCCAGAAACAGCCGATGGAATAGCTCAATGGTGCAAAGATGCATTTGTCACCAAG gATGCTGTGTTGGAGAAATATTTTTCCAAGGACATCTTCCGTGATAAGAAACTTCAAGACATTGGCCGACCTAAAAAGTCTTTGTTT GTTATGATTTTCTGGTCAAGTCTGCTTGCCTATGCCACTGTCAGGTTATTCCAATGGCTGTCATTATTCCTAGCCTCATGGGAAGTCATTACATTTTCAATTGCTTTCTTGTTCCTCGTGACAATTATTATGCAAATTCTTATTCAATCATCGGAGTCAGAGCGCTCTACACCTGCAACCAATTTCACATTATCGGAAGGAACGAGGCAGAGGCTCCTTCCAAGATAA
- the LOC7480052 gene encoding 1-acyl-sn-glycerol-3-phosphate acyltransferase 3 isoform X2 — MAWPAVLVIVPVGIIFILSGLIVNLIQAVLFILVRPVSKSLHRRINKIVAELLWLELIVLVDWWANLKIEVYADDETFELLGKEHALVISNHNSDLDWLVGWILAQRSGCLGSALAVMKKEAKVLPIIGWSMWFSDYVFLERSWGKDERILQSGFERLADFPMPFWLALFVEGTRFTQAKLLAAQEFAASRGIPVPRNVLIPRTKGFVSAVTHLRSFVPAIYDATVAVANSQPAPTFLRIFRGQSSVIKVLLERHSMQELPETADGIAQWCKDAFVTKVMIFWSSLLAYATVRLFQWLSLFLASWEVITFSIAFLFLVTIIMQILIQSSESERSTPATNFTLSEGTRQRLLPR; from the exons ATGGCGTGGCCAGCTGTACTCGTTATTGTCCCTGTTGGAATCATTTTCATACTCTCTGGTCTCATTGTTAATCTCATCCAG GCAGTTCTTTTCATCCTTGTTCGTCCCGTGTCCAAGAGTCTGCACAGAAGGATCAACAAAATAGTTGCAGAATTGCTTTGGTTGGAGCTCATAGTGCTCGTTGATTGGTGGGCAAATCTGAAG ATTGAAGTGTATGCAGATGATGAAACTTTTGAATTGCTAG GTAAAGAACATGCGCTTGTCATTAGCAATCACAACAGTGACCTTGATTGGCTTGTCGGATGGATCTTAGCTCAG CGCTCAGGTTGCCTTGGCAGTGCACTGGCTGTAATGAAGAAAGAAGCTAAAGTCCTGCCT ATTATTGGCTGGTCAATGTGGTTTTCTGATTATGTGTTTCTGGAAAGAAGCTGGGGTAAGGATGAAAGAATATTGCAG TCAGGTTTTGAACGGCTAGCAGATTTTCCGATGCCTTTTTGGCTGGCTCTTTTTGTGGAGGGAACTCGCTTCACACAGGCTAAACTTCTAGCGGCACAGGAATTTGCTGCTTCCAGAGGAATTCCTGTTCCTAGAAATGTTTTGATTCCACGTACCAAG GGTTTCGTGTCAGCAGTAACTCATTTGCGTTCATTTGTTCCAGCAATTTATGATGCAACAGTGGCTGTTGCGAATAGTCAGCCTGCACCAACATTCCTAAGAATATTCAGGGGTCAATCCTCTGTG ATAAAGGTGCTTTTGGAGCGACATTCAATGCAGGAACTTCCAGAAACAGCCGATGGAATAGCTCAATGGTGCAAAGATGCATTTGTCACCAAG GTTATGATTTTCTGGTCAAGTCTGCTTGCCTATGCCACTGTCAGGTTATTCCAATGGCTGTCATTATTCCTAGCCTCATGGGAAGTCATTACATTTTCAATTGCTTTCTTGTTCCTCGTGACAATTATTATGCAAATTCTTATTCAATCATCGGAGTCAGAGCGCTCTACACCTGCAACCAATTTCACATTATCGGAAGGAACGAGGCAGAGGCTCCTTCCAAGATAA
- the LOC7480052 gene encoding 1-acyl-sn-glycerol-3-phosphate acyltransferase 3 isoform X4 produces the protein MAWPAVLVIVPVGIIFILSGLIVNLIQAVLFILVRPVSKSLHRRINKIVAELLWLELIVLVDWWANLKIEVYADDETFELLGKEHALVISNHNSDLDWLVGWILAQRSGCLGSALAVMKKEAKVLPIIGWSMWFSDYVFLERSWGKDERILQSGFERLADFPMPFWLALFVEGTRFTQAKLLAAQEFAASRGIPVPRNVLIPRTKIKVLLERHSMQELPETADGIAQWCKDAFVTKVMIFWSSLLAYATVRLFQWLSLFLASWEVITFSIAFLFLVTIIMQILIQSSESERSTPATNFTLSEGTRQRLLPR, from the exons ATGGCGTGGCCAGCTGTACTCGTTATTGTCCCTGTTGGAATCATTTTCATACTCTCTGGTCTCATTGTTAATCTCATCCAG GCAGTTCTTTTCATCCTTGTTCGTCCCGTGTCCAAGAGTCTGCACAGAAGGATCAACAAAATAGTTGCAGAATTGCTTTGGTTGGAGCTCATAGTGCTCGTTGATTGGTGGGCAAATCTGAAG ATTGAAGTGTATGCAGATGATGAAACTTTTGAATTGCTAG GTAAAGAACATGCGCTTGTCATTAGCAATCACAACAGTGACCTTGATTGGCTTGTCGGATGGATCTTAGCTCAG CGCTCAGGTTGCCTTGGCAGTGCACTGGCTGTAATGAAGAAAGAAGCTAAAGTCCTGCCT ATTATTGGCTGGTCAATGTGGTTTTCTGATTATGTGTTTCTGGAAAGAAGCTGGGGTAAGGATGAAAGAATATTGCAG TCAGGTTTTGAACGGCTAGCAGATTTTCCGATGCCTTTTTGGCTGGCTCTTTTTGTGGAGGGAACTCGCTTCACACAGGCTAAACTTCTAGCGGCACAGGAATTTGCTGCTTCCAGAGGAATTCCTGTTCCTAGAAATGTTTTGATTCCACGTACCAAG ATAAAGGTGCTTTTGGAGCGACATTCAATGCAGGAACTTCCAGAAACAGCCGATGGAATAGCTCAATGGTGCAAAGATGCATTTGTCACCAAG GTTATGATTTTCTGGTCAAGTCTGCTTGCCTATGCCACTGTCAGGTTATTCCAATGGCTGTCATTATTCCTAGCCTCATGGGAAGTCATTACATTTTCAATTGCTTTCTTGTTCCTCGTGACAATTATTATGCAAATTCTTATTCAATCATCGGAGTCAGAGCGCTCTACACCTGCAACCAATTTCACATTATCGGAAGGAACGAGGCAGAGGCTCCTTCCAAGATAA
- the LOC7480052 gene encoding 1-acyl-sn-glycerol-3-phosphate acyltransferase 3 isoform X1, with protein sequence MAWPAVLVIVPVGIIFILSGLIVNLIQAVLFILVRPVSKSLHRRINKIVAELLWLELIVLVDWWANLKIEVYADDETFELLGKEHALVISNHNSDLDWLVGWILAQRSGCLGSALAVMKKEAKVLPIIGWSMWFSDYVFLERSWGKDERILQSGFERLADFPMPFWLALFVEGTRFTQAKLLAAQEFAASRGIPVPRNVLIPRTKGFVSAVTHLRSFVPAIYDATVAVANSQPAPTFLRIFRGQSSVIKVLLERHSMQELPETADGIAQWCKDAFVTKDAVLEKYFSKDIFRDKKLQDIGRPKKSLFVMIFWSSLLAYATVRLFQWLSLFLASWEVITFSIAFLFLVTIIMQILIQSSESERSTPATNFTLSEGTRQRLLPR encoded by the exons ATGGCGTGGCCAGCTGTACTCGTTATTGTCCCTGTTGGAATCATTTTCATACTCTCTGGTCTCATTGTTAATCTCATCCAG GCAGTTCTTTTCATCCTTGTTCGTCCCGTGTCCAAGAGTCTGCACAGAAGGATCAACAAAATAGTTGCAGAATTGCTTTGGTTGGAGCTCATAGTGCTCGTTGATTGGTGGGCAAATCTGAAG ATTGAAGTGTATGCAGATGATGAAACTTTTGAATTGCTAG GTAAAGAACATGCGCTTGTCATTAGCAATCACAACAGTGACCTTGATTGGCTTGTCGGATGGATCTTAGCTCAG CGCTCAGGTTGCCTTGGCAGTGCACTGGCTGTAATGAAGAAAGAAGCTAAAGTCCTGCCT ATTATTGGCTGGTCAATGTGGTTTTCTGATTATGTGTTTCTGGAAAGAAGCTGGGGTAAGGATGAAAGAATATTGCAG TCAGGTTTTGAACGGCTAGCAGATTTTCCGATGCCTTTTTGGCTGGCTCTTTTTGTGGAGGGAACTCGCTTCACACAGGCTAAACTTCTAGCGGCACAGGAATTTGCTGCTTCCAGAGGAATTCCTGTTCCTAGAAATGTTTTGATTCCACGTACCAAG GGTTTCGTGTCAGCAGTAACTCATTTGCGTTCATTTGTTCCAGCAATTTATGATGCAACAGTGGCTGTTGCGAATAGTCAGCCTGCACCAACATTCCTAAGAATATTCAGGGGTCAATCCTCTGTG ATAAAGGTGCTTTTGGAGCGACATTCAATGCAGGAACTTCCAGAAACAGCCGATGGAATAGCTCAATGGTGCAAAGATGCATTTGTCACCAAG gATGCTGTGTTGGAGAAATATTTTTCCAAGGACATCTTCCGTGATAAGAAACTTCAAGACATTGGCCGACCTAAAAAGTCTTTGTTT GTTATGATTTTCTGGTCAAGTCTGCTTGCCTATGCCACTGTCAGGTTATTCCAATGGCTGTCATTATTCCTAGCCTCATGGGAAGTCATTACATTTTCAATTGCTTTCTTGTTCCTCGTGACAATTATTATGCAAATTCTTATTCAATCATCGGAGTCAGAGCGCTCTACACCTGCAACCAATTTCACATTATCGGAAGGAACGAGGCAGAGGCTCCTTCCAAGATAA
- the LOC112326287 gene encoding extensin-2-like yields MANIWPQLVCALALCLLAAQVAADKDDLYEYSSPLPPILPYYPPAYYYKSPPPPPPSPPPPYIYKSPPPPSPSPPPPYVYKSPPPPSPPPPPPYIYKSPPPPSPSPPPPYVYKSPPPPSPSPPPPYVYKSPPPPPPSPPPPYIYKSPPPPSPSPPPPYVYKSPPPPSPSPPPPYIYKSSPPPSPSPPPPYVYKSPPPPSPSPPPPYVYKSPPPPSPSPPPPYIYKSPPPPSPSPPPPYVYKSPPPPYIYKSPPPPSPSPPPPYVYKSPPPPSPSPPPPYIYKSPPPPSPSPPPPYIYKSPPPPSPSPPPPYVYKSPPPPSPSPPPPYIYKSPPPPSPSPPPPYVYKSPPPPSPSPPPPYVYKSPPPPSPPPPPPYIYKSPPPPSPPPPPPYMYKSPPPPSPSPPPPYVYKSPPPPSPSPPPPYIYKSPPPPSPPPPPPYVYKSPPPPSPSPPPPYIYKSPPPPPPPPSPSPSPPPPPPYIYKSPPPPSPSPPPPYIYKSPPPPSPSPPPPYMYKSPPPPSTSPPPPYIYKSPPPPPPSSPPPYIYKSPPPPSPSPPPPYVYMSPPPPSPSPPPPYIYKSPPPPPPPPSPSPPPPYVYKSPPPPSPSPPPPYVYNSPPPPSPSPPPPYVYNSPPPPPSSPSPPPPYIYKSPPPPSPSPPPPPYY; encoded by the coding sequence ATGGCCAACATTTGGCCTCAACTAGTGTGTGCCTTGGCACTATGCTTGCTGGCTGCTCAAGTAGCTGCTGATAAAGACGACCTTTACGAATATTCATCACCGCTACCACCTATATTACCTTATTATCCTCCTGCATATTACTACAaatctccaccaccaccaccaccttcccCACCTCCACCATATATTTACAAATCCCCACCACCTCCATCACCTTCACCTCCTCCCCCTTACGTCTACAAGTCTCCACCTCCCCCATCTCCACCTCCCCCTCCCCCATACATTTATAAGTCTCCTCCTCCGCCATCTCCTTCACCACCTCCACCTTATGTCTACAAGTCCCCACCACCTCCATCACCATCTCCACCTCCACCTTATGTTTACAAatctccacctccacctccaccatcaCCCCCTCCCCCTTACATTTATAAGtctcctcctccaccatctCCATCACCACCTCCACCATATGTCTACAAGTCCCCACCACCCCCATCAccatctccaccaccaccatacATCTATAAGTCATCACCCCCACCATCTCCTTCACCACCTCCACCTTATGTCTACAAGTCCCCACCACCTCCATCACCATCTCCACCTCCACCTTATGTTTACAAATCTCCACCTCCCCCATCACCATCACCCCCTCCCCCTTACATTTATAAGTCTCCTCCTCCACCATCGCCTTCACCACCTCCTCCATATGTCTACAAGTCCCCACCACCCCCATACATCTATAAGTCACCACCTCCACCATCACCTTCCCCACCTCCACCATATGTTTACAAATCCCCACCACCTCCATCACCTTCACCTCCTCCCCCTTACATCTACAAGTCTCCACCTCCCCCATCTCCATCACCCCCTCCCCCTTACATTTATAAGTCTCCTCCTCCACCATCACCTTCACCACCTCCTCCATATGTCTACAAGTCCCCACCACCCCCATCACCATCTCCACCACCCCCATACATCTATAAGTCACCACCTCCACCATCACCTTCCCCACCTCCACCATATGTTTACAAATCCCCACCACCTCCATCACCTTCACCTCCTCCCCCTTACGTCTACAAGTCTCCACCTCCCCCATCTCCACCACCCCCTCCTCCTTACATTTATAAGtctcctcctccaccatctcctccaccacctccaccttATATGTACAAGTCCCCACCACCTCCATCACCATCTCCACCTCCACCTTATGTTTACAAATCTCCACCTCCCCCATCTCCCTCACCCCCTCCTCCGTACATTTATAAGTCTCCTCCTCCaccttctcctcctccacccCCTCCCTATGTCTATAAGtccccaccaccaccatcaccatctccaccaccaccatacATCTATAAGtccccacctccacctccacctccaccatcaccatcaccttcacctccacctccaccaccataCATCTACAAGTCCCCGCCACCTCCATCACCATCACCTCCCCCACCATACATCTACAAGTCCCCGCCACCTCCATCACCATCACCTCCTCCCCCTTATATGTACAAGTCTCCACCTCCCCCATCTACGTCTCCCCCTCCCCCATACATTTATAagtctcctcctccaccacctccatcATCACCACCTCCCTATATCTACAAGTCTCCACCACCCCCATCACCATCTCCACCTCCTCCATATGTCTATATGTCCCCACCACCCCCATCAccatctccaccaccaccatacATCTATAAgtcaccacctccacctccacctccaccatcaCCTTCCCCACCCCCACCTTATGTCTACAAGTCCCCACCACCTCCATCACCATCTCCACCCCCACCTTATGTTTATAattctccaccaccaccatctccaTCGCCACCTCCTCCCTATGTATATAActccccaccaccaccaccatcatcacctTCACCACCTCCTCCCTACATCTATAAATCCCCACCACCGCCTTCTCCCTCACCACCCCCTCCTCCATATTACTag
- the LOC7480054 gene encoding vicilin-like seed storage protein At2g28490, producing MTRQQESPIVFLGDSRAPRPSPWRKFLQLKEQDRLQHLKRMVKFQQPPNQEEEQMTWSWRNLLNSIFGQENKKKCENGKSPDSFNIYDRRPNFRNNYGWITAIDESDYQPLRHSGIGVCLVNLTAVIVLVQSLVSAHSTEYGIVLSGSSRIQIVFPNGTQVMNARVKAGDAFWVPRYFPFCQIAAKSGSLEFFGFTTSARQNRPQLLIGASSILQTMRIPELAAACVSEERVKRVDRYDTARGCYIAFSNCSTTR from the exons ATGACCAGGCAACAAGAGAGTCCGATAGTTTTCCTAGGTGATTCTAGGGCACCAAGGCCAAGCCCGTGGAGAAAATTCCTTCAACTGAAGGAGCAAGATAGACTACAGCACCTAAAGAGAATGGTGAAATTCCAACAACCACCTAATCAAGAAGAGGAGCAAATGACATGGTCATGGAGGAATCTCTTGAATTCAATATTTGGAcaggaaaataagaaaaaatgtgaaaatgGCAAATCCCCTGATTCATTCAATATCTATGATAGACGGCCTAACTTCAGAAACAACTATGGATGGATCACTGCAATTGATGAGTCTGATTACCAGCCTCTTCGACACTCTGGTATTGGTGTCTGTCTGGTTAACCTCACCGCGGTAATTGTTCTTGTTCAGTCTCTTGTTTCTGCTCATT CAACAGAGTATGGAATTGTTTTGAGTGGAAGCAGCAGAATACAGATTGTGTTTCCAAATGGAACACAAGTGATGAATGCAAGAGTAAAAGCAGGCGATGCTTTCTGGGTCCCAAGATACTTCCCCTTCTGTCAAATTGCAGCAAAGTCAGGTTCTCTCGAGTTCTTCGGATTCACAACTTCAGCTCGCCAGAACAGGCCACAGCTCTTGATTGGTGCAAGCTCAATTCTTCAAACCATGAGAATCCCTGAGCTCGCAGCTGCATGTGTGAGCGAGGAAAGGGTTAAGCGCGTCGATCGTTACGACACAGCGCGAGGCTGTTATATTGCCTTCAGCAACTGCAGCACCACCAGATGA
- the LOC112323432 gene encoding uncharacterized protein LOC112323432 has translation MAPKRRANLPNLRERPLDEVYERDEIARLQQQVETLTQQLAASMAQHQDPNPQDVEEESEGDENPFAHQPVQRRPAHDESRRWETGLKVDIPEFHGGLQADEYLDWINTVDEVLEFKQVPEDRRVALVATKLRGRVGAWWQQVKKTRTLQGKGKITCWDKMKKNMRSAFLPYNYTQTLYQRLQNLKQGNRSVDDYTTEFYQLVSRDAIAEDEESLVARYIGGLQIQFQDVLNIFDVLSVSDAHQRAVQLEKQLVRRNTGGLNFGGSGANTSNNSGRTGSMNFGGTGAGSASSSSTRIAIPPSPITKPIMPTHVTTPNTAERLFSDVEEINREQEGDVEAEPVYDEEERLEGDAGPMLMIRRSCLAPRVVEDDWLRTNVFQSTCTISGKICRFIVDSGSCENIVSEEVVRKLHMATKSHPRPYKLTWLDKKNDVTVSRRSLVSFSIGTTYKDQIWCDVVSMDACHLLLGRPWLYDRHVMYDGFLNTCTFIFNSIKVVLLPKKEVTGGTLTGENNNLLTMTKFEAEVKESGVVYVLIGKMEAENGIIPSCVEPLLQEFGDIFPAELPETLPPLRDIQHQINLVPGANLPNRPHYRMSPKEHEELRRQVEELLTKGHIRESLSPCAVPALLTPKKDGTWRMCVDSRAINKITVRYRFPIPRLDDLLDQLSGATIFTKLDLKSGYHQIRIRPGDEWKTAFKTREGLFEWLVMPFGLSNAPSIFMRVMNQALRPYIGKSVVVYFDDILIYSVDPRMHLQHLREVLTVLRKEQFFAAKGKCVFLSDQVLFLGYIVSSKGLSVDETKIEAIKQWPQPQTMTDVRSFHGLASFYRRFIPHFSGIMAPVTDYFSNPFELHCDASKLGIGAVLSQNGRPVAFFSEKLSGAKLRYNTYDVEFYAVVQAVRHWRHYLFLQEFVLFTDHDALKHMGSQDKISSRHASWAAYLQQFTFVIKHKAGTLNRVADALSRRKNMLVDMRVKRTFRITNRVTLSSMMDSSSKAPNYVYLSVVSEPKSYKNCTEKDIWEETELTYWWLRPISGHPCGRRLVVLLNVVGSVTWPREEPPMPVYTCHFLFQYDHGPTSALYRLHGLLESIVSDREHSFPEPFLAESLEDG, from the exons ATGGCACCAAAAAGACGCGCGAACCTACCGAACCTTCGTGAACGACCATTGGATGAAGTCTACGAACGCGATGAGATTGCACGACTACAACAACAAGTCGAGACGTTAACGCAGCAGTTAGCAGCGTCAATGGCTCAACATCAGGATCCAAATCCACAAGACGTGGAAGAGGAGTCTGAAGGTGATGAAAATCCATTCGCCCATCAACCAGTGCAGAGGAGACCAGCGCATGATGAGTCAAGGCGCTGGGAGACAGGCCTCAAGGTTGACATACCAGAGTTCCATGGTGGTTTGCAAGCGGATGAGTACCTCGACTGGATCAATACAGTAGATGAAGTTTTAGAGTTTAAACAAGTTCCAGAAGATAGACGAGTAGCACTGGTTGCAACAAAGCTTAGAGGTCGGGTTGGGGCTTGGTGGCAACAGGTGAAGAAGACAAGGACTCtacaaggaaaaggaaagatcaCGTGCTGGgacaagatgaaaaaaaatatgcgtTCTGCGTTTCTACCATACAACTATACACAGACGCTCTACCAACggttacaaaatctaaaacaggGAAACCGTTCAGTTGATGACTACACTACGGAGTTTTATCAGTTAGTATCGCGAGATGCGATTGCAGAGGATGAAGAGTCACTGGTTGCGCGATATATTGGCGGACTGCAGATTCAATTCCAAGATGTCCTGAATATCTTTGATGTATTGAGCGTGTCGGACGCCCACCAGAGAGCAGTGCAGTTAGAGAAACAACTAGTGCGCAGAAATACAGGGGGTCTGAACTTTGGAGGTTCTGGTGCAAATACAAGCAATAACAGCGGACGAACAGGGAGTATGAATTTCGGGGGGACCGGTGCAGGCAGTGCAAGTAGCAGTAGCACACGAATAGCCATTCCACCATCTCCTATTACCAAGCCTATTATGCCTACACACGTAACGACGCCTAACACAG CGGAGAGGTTGTTTTCAGACGTTGAGGAAATTAACAGGGAACAGGAAGGCGATGTTGAGGCAGAACCAGTTTATGATGAGGAAGAACGTTTAGAGGGGGATGCTGGACCAATGTTAATGATCCGGCGCAGCTGTTTAGCACCACGCGTGGTAGAGGATGATTGGTTGCGCACTAATGTATTCCAGTCCACTTGCACAATTAGTGGAAAAATCTGTCGGTTCATTGTTGATTCAGGTAGCTGTGAAAATATAGTGTCCGAGGAGGTGGTCCGTAAGCTACACATGGCAACAAAATCACATCCTCGACCGTATAAATTAACATGGCTAGATAAGAAGAATGATGTTACGGTATCAAGACGCAGCTTGGTGTCTTTTTCAATCGGCACAACATACAAAGATCAGATTTGGTGTGATGTGGTCTCCATGGACGCCTGTCATTTATTATTGGGCAGACCGTGGTTATATGATCGACATGTGATGTATGATGGGTTCTTGAATACATGCActttcatattcaattcaatcaaGGTTGTGTTGttaccaaaaaaagaagttacAGGCGGCACTCTAACAGGAGAAAACAACAATTTATTGACAATGACTAAGTTTGAAGCAGAAGTCAAAGAATCTGGAGTTGTCTACGTGCTGATTGGAAAAATGGAGGCTGAGAATGGCATTATTCCAAGTTGCGTGGAGCCATTATTACAGGAGTTTGGAGATATTTTTCCAGCTGAGCTTCCTGAAACCCTACCCCCATTAAGGGACATTCAACATCAAATTAATCTGGTCCCTGGTGCCAACTTGCCCAACAGGCCACATTATCGGATGAGTCCTAAGGAGCATGAAGAGTTACGGCGCCAAGTAGAGGAATTGCTAACAAAGGGGCATATTCGAGAGAGTCTTAGCCCATGTGCGGTGCCTGCCCTTCTAACCCCAAAAAAAGATGGAACGTGGAGAATGTGTGTCGATAGCAGGGccattaataaaattacagtTCGTTACAGGTTTCCAATCCCGCGGTTAGATGACTTGCTGGATCAGTTGAGTGGAGCCACAATATTCACGAAGCTGGACTTGAAGAGCGGATATCACCAGATTCGTATCCGGCCGGGAGATGAGTGGAAAACGGCCTTCAAAACTCGGGAAGGACTCTTTGAGTGGTTGGTCATGCCTTTCGGACTGTCTAATGCCCCAAGCATATTCATGCGAGTGATGAATCAAGCCTTGCGGCCTTACATTGGTAAGAGCGTGGTggtttattttgatgacattttaatttatagtgtTGATCCTAGAATGCACCTACAACATCTCCGGGAAGTTTTGACCGTGTTACGTAAAGAACAATTCTTCGCAGCAAAAGGAAAGTGTGTGTTCTTAAGTGACCAGGTCTTGTTTTTGGGATACATTGTGTCTTCTAAGGGGCTTTCAGTAGACGAGACAAAAATTGAAGCAATCAAACAGTGGCCACAGCCGCAAACCATGACTGACGTTCGAAGCTTCCACGGGTTGGCATCATTCTACCGCCGCTTCATTCCCCACTTCAGTGGCATAATGGCCCCAGTGACTGATT ACTTTTCAAACCCATTTGAGCTACACTGTGACGCCTCAAAGCTAGGAATCGGGGCAGTTCTGAGTCAAAATGGCAGGCCTGTAGCCTTTTTCAGTGAGAAGCTTTCAGGGGCAAAATTACGGTATAACACCTATGATGTTGAATTTTATGCAGTGGTTCAAGCAGTGAGGCATTGGCGACATTATCTGTTTCTTCAGGAGTTCGTCCTATTTACTGACCATGATGCCCTCAAACATATGGGGAGTCAAGATAAGATTTCATCTCGTCATGCATCTTGGGCTGCGTACTTACAACAATTCACATTTGTCATCAAACACAAGGCTGGTACACTGAACCGGGTGGCTGATGCCCTCAGTCGTCGAAAAAATATGCTGGTTGACATGCGAGTCAAA AGAACATTCAGAATCACCAACAGAGTAACTTTGTCCTCCATGATGGATTCATCTTCAAAGGCACCCAACTATGTATACCTGAGTGTAGTCTCCGAACCAAAATCATACAAGAACTGCACAGAGAAGGACATCTGGGAAGAGACCGAACTTACTTACTGGTGGCTGCGTCCTATTTCTGGCCATCCATGTGGAAGGAGATTGGTTGTTTTGTTGAACGTTGTAGGGTCTGTCACGTGGCCAAGGGAGGAGCCACCAATGCCGGTTTATACATGCCACTTTCTGTTCCAGTACGACCATGGACCGACATCAGCAT TGTATCGGTTGCATGGGCTGTTAGAGTCAATTGTGTCAGATAGGGAACACTCGTTTCCTGAGCCATTTCTGGCGGAGTCTTTGGAAGATGGTTAA